A stretch of the Streptococcus himalayensis genome encodes the following:
- a CDS encoding aspartate kinase: protein MKVVKFGGSSLASATQLEKVLQIVKEDPERRFVVVSAPGKRNEQDTKVTDALIRYYRDYVEENDVTSHQEWIIERYSDMVKELNLKPSIIEKISKSILKLATLPIEDNDFLYDAFLAAGENNNAKLIAAYFNQNGIAARYVHPKEAGMIVSSEPGNAQILPGSYDKIEELANAQEVLVIPGFFGVTQDGQICTFSRGGSDITGSIIAAGVKADLYENFTDVDGIFAAHPGIIAHPHSIPELTYREMRELAYAGFSVLHDEALIPAYRGKIPLVIKNTNNPSHPGTRIVLQHTTQALPVVGIAADSHFTSINMSKYLMNREVGFGRKVLQILEDLNIRWEHMPTGIDDLSLILRDRELTPIKEEEILRQLRQKLEVDHAEIEHGLSIIMIVGENMKSHVGLTATATKALSDHQINIQMISQGSSEVSIMIVINSEQEKAAIKALYQAFFSEVH from the coding sequence TCAAAGAGGATCCTGAACGTCGCTTTGTCGTTGTATCTGCCCCAGGAAAGCGAAATGAACAAGATACCAAGGTCACAGATGCCTTAATCCGCTACTACCGAGACTATGTCGAAGAAAATGATGTCACTTCTCACCAAGAATGGATTATCGAGCGCTATAGCGACATGGTCAAGGAATTAAACCTCAAACCAAGTATCATCGAAAAAATTTCCAAAAGCATTCTAAAATTAGCAACCTTGCCAATCGAGGATAACGACTTTCTTTATGACGCCTTTCTAGCCGCTGGGGAAAATAACAATGCAAAGTTGATTGCTGCCTATTTTAACCAAAATGGCATCGCAGCCCGTTATGTTCATCCAAAAGAAGCGGGAATGATTGTTTCAAGCGAGCCTGGAAATGCACAAATTCTCCCAGGAAGTTACGATAAAATCGAAGAACTGGCCAATGCACAAGAGGTCTTGGTAATCCCTGGATTTTTTGGTGTAACACAAGATGGACAAATCTGCACCTTTTCTCGTGGAGGATCCGATATCACTGGTTCAATCATTGCTGCTGGTGTCAAAGCGGATCTCTACGAAAACTTTACAGATGTAGATGGTATCTTTGCTGCTCATCCAGGAATTATTGCTCATCCGCATTCCATCCCTGAGTTAACTTATCGCGAAATGCGGGAATTGGCTTATGCTGGTTTTTCCGTTCTCCACGATGAAGCACTCATCCCAGCCTATCGCGGAAAGATTCCTTTGGTGATTAAAAATACCAACAACCCTAGTCATCCAGGGACCCGAATCGTTTTGCAGCACACGACACAGGCTTTACCAGTCGTTGGTATTGCAGCTGATTCACACTTCACCAGTATCAATATGTCCAAATACTTGATGAACCGTGAAGTTGGATTTGGTCGTAAGGTTCTACAAATTCTTGAAGATCTCAATATTCGCTGGGAACATATGCCAACAGGAATTGATGATCTCTCCTTGATTCTGCGTGATCGAGAACTTACTCCAATCAAAGAAGAAGAAATTCTTCGCCAATTACGACAAAAACTAGAAGTGGACCACGCTGAAATTGAACACGGCTTGTCCATCATTATGATTGTAGGTGAAAATATGAAGAGCCATGTCGGACTAACAGCCACCGCAACCAAGGCTTTGTCTGACCACCAAATCAATATCCAAATGATTTCTCAAGGCTCCAGCGAAGTCTCTATTATGATTGTCATCAATTCTGAACAGGAAAAAGCAGCTATCAAAGCCCTTTATCAGGCCTTCTTTTCTGAAGTTCATTGA